In the bacterium genome, AAAGACCGCCGCCGCGGAAAGATAGAGCCACAGCATCCACACCAGGACGCCGCCGAGAACACCGTAAACCAGGTTGAGCTCGGCAAAGCGAGCCAGATAGAGCCTGAAAAGCATCGTCCCGACGACCCAGAGCGCGGTTCCGGTAGCCGCACCGCCGAGAATGCGCCAGCCGTTTCTGGCGTGAGCGGGAGCCGGGAGCACATAGTAGAGAATCCACAGCTCGAGAGTCATTACGGCCCAGATCGTCGGCCAGCTGAGGAGGCGGGCCAGAGAGTCGAGTCCGAGCGCCAGAGCCAGCCGAGGGCCCGCGAGCACCGCCGCGGCTCCGACCACCAGGAGAAGCGAGTTCACTAGAAGAAGCAGCAGTGCGACCGCCTTCAGGCGCCACCAGGCCCGCCTTTTCTCGACCCTGTAGGCTCGGTCCACCCCGGCGGCCAGCGACTCGACCACGCTCGCAGCCCACAGAAGTGTCAGCACCGCCGACAGCGACAGGAGTCCGGGAGTCGAAGCGGCCTTCACCTCGCGAATCAGTGCCACCAGCACGTCTGCCGCCTGTTCGGGCAATCCGCCCGCAATCGCTCGGACGAAGCCTTCGAGCGCGCGCTCGCTTCCCAGGAGCCCGGCCAGCGAAAACAGCACCATCGCCGCGGGGAACGATGCGAGCGAAAGGTAGAAAGCGGCTCGCGCGGCCTCAGCGGCCGCCAGGTCCCGAGCCCAGGCCCTCGCGACTCTCTTCCGGAGCACTGTCACGCTCTTTGGTAGAAACTCCAATGCCTCGCTAGGATACAGGCACTACCGATGCCTACCTACACCCGCGACGACGGCAAGCCCATCGTCCAGTTCGATGCCGGCATCGAACTGTCTCCCTTCGCGCTTCTGCGTCAGCTCCAGGGGAATCACCCCCCGCTCCTGGTAGACGGCCGAAGAGCCCCGTCCCGCCGCCGGACTCTGGCCGGAGCCCTGCCCTATCCGGGAAGCGGCTGGAGTCCCGACGACCGCCAGCAGGCGGTCGTCATCTTTGACGAGTGCGGCACCGAAGCGCTGGAGATGGTTCTCGGCTTGCGTAAACGAGGCTACACGCGGATACGCTTACTCTTCGGCGGTCTGGACCTGTACGAGTTTTCGCTCGACCCCGAACTGGTCGGCAGCGAGACCTTTCTGGTTCGCTCCACTTCCAGCTAGGTGACCTGGCCGTCCTCACCGACCTCCCAGGTCTCGCCGGAGTAGATCAGGTCTTCGAGCGTGCCCGGGCCCTTGGCTTCGATCTCGTGATCGATCTGGGCAACGATCTGATCCTCATAGGCCGGTTGTTCGACCGAGCGCAGAATCCCGATCGGGGTTGGGAAATCGGGAGGTGTCATCTGGGCCAACAGAAAGGCCATCCCCGAATTGTCGAGTGTCTCGTCCCAGACCAGACAGTCGTCCTCGGTGTGACGCTCGCCCAGTTCGATGACCTCGAGCTGAGTGCCCTTCAAGCGAATGCCTCGGTTCCGCTCCTTGCCGAAAACGAGCGGCCTGCCGTGCTCGAGAGCCAGCGCCTGATCATCACGCACGCCCTTGTCGGTCATGTAGGTGAAAGCCTTGTCATTGAAGATGTTGCAGTTTTGATAGATCTCTACAAACGCCGTCCCTTTGTGCGCCGCCGCTCGCAGCATCGTTTCCTGCAGGTGCTTCTGGAAGATATCCACGCTGCGGGCAACGAAAGTGGCACCGGCCCCGATGGCCAGGGACAACGGATTGAAGGGATTATCGAGCGAACCGAACGGCGTCGACTTGGTTCTCTTCCCAATCTCGCTGGTGGGCGAGTACTGCCCCTTTGTGAGGCCGTAGATCCGGTTGTTGAACATCAGGATCTTGACGCCGACGTTGCGACGCAGAACGTGAATCAGGTGATTGCCACCGATCGACATAGCGTCGCCGTCCCCTGTCGCAACCCACACCTCTAGATCCGGTCGCGACGCCTTCAAGCCCGTGGCAATCGCCGGAGCGCGTCCGTGAATGGTATGAAAACCAAAAGTGTCCATGTAGTACGGGAATCGGCTCGAGCATCCGATGCCGGAAACCACCACGAATTTCTCCTTGGGCAAGCCGAGCTCCGGGAGCACGGTCTGCACGGACTTGAGAATCGCATAGTCACCGCAGCCGGGGCACCAGCGAACCTCCTGGTCGGACTGGAAGTCCTTCTTGGTCAGCACGGGAAGCTCAGTGGACATCTTTTTTACCTCCGAGGATCTCGGCGATCTTGTTGGAAATCTCATGCCTGAAAAAAGGCTTGCCCTGGACCTTGGAGTACGAGACCACGTCCTTGAGGTAGCGGGTCCGGATCAGCAGCGCCAGCTGCCCCCCGTTCATTTCCGGAATCAAGACGTGACGGTAGCGGTCCAGAACCTCTCCCAGGTTCTTGGGGAAGGGATTGATGTAGCGCAGGTGTGCACGCGCCGCCTTGTGCCCCTGCTTGCGGGCTTCCACCAGCGCGCCGGTGATGGCGCCCAAGGTGCTGCCCCAACCCAGGACCAGAACATCGGCGTCTTTATCCCCGAGCACCTCGACATCGGGGATGTCATTGGCGATCCGCTCGACCTTTTCGGCGCGCAGATCCGTCATCAGCTGATGGTTCGCCGCATCGTAAGAGACGTTCCCGGTGAGGTGCTCTTTCTCGAGCCCCCCGATTCGGTGCTCCAGCCCCGCGGTACCCGGGATGGCCCAGGGGCGCGCCAGCGTCTCTTCGTCCCGCGCATAGGGCAGGAAGTTCTCGGGATCGGTATGGAACTCCGTACGCAGATCGGGCAGGTCTTCTATCTTGGGTAGCCGCCATGGTTCGGACCCATTGGCGATATACCCGTCGGATAGCAGCAGCACCGGGACCATGTACTTGATCGCCAGACGGCAGGCCTCAATTGTCGTGTCGAAGGCATCTCCCGGCGAGGCCGCCGCAATCACCGGCACCGGCGATTCCCCGTTTCTCCCGAACATCGCCTGGAGCAGATCCGACTGCTCGGTCTTGGTCGGTAGGCCCGTCGATGGGCCGCCCCGCTGGATGTTGCAGATGATCATGGGCAGCTCGATCATGACTCCGAGGTTGATCGCTTCCGACTTCAAGGCCAGCCCGGGGCCGCTGGTCGTCGTCACGGCGAGCGCCCCGCCGAATGCCGCTCCGATCGTGGAGCAAACCGCAGCGATCTCGTCCTCGGCCTGGAAGGTCGTCACCCCGAAGTTCTTGAATCGCGAGAGCTCGTGCAGGATGTCGCTTGCCGGAGTAATCGGATATGAGCCCAGAAACAGGGGCAAGCCACTGCGGCGACTGGCGGCCACCAATCCGAGCGAAACCGCGCTGTTACCCATGATGTTGCGATAGGTACCCGCCGGCAGCTTCGCAGGCTCGATCTCGTAGCGGGTCTGAAAAGCCTGAGTGATGTCGCAGAAGTTGTAACCGGCCTTGAGAGCCATGATGTTGGCTTCGGCGATCTCGGGCTTCTTGGCGAACTTCTTTCGGGCCCAGTCCATCGAGTTGTCCAGCGGCCGGCTGAAAAGCCAATAGACCATCCCCAGGGCAAAGAAATTCTTGCATCGGTTCTTGGACCGCGCGTCGAGATCCACGTCGCTCAGCGCGGCCAGCGTCATCTTCGTGATCCCTGCGGTAAAGACCCGGTAGCCCTCCAGGGAATCATCCTCGATCGGATTGGTCTCGTAGCCGGCCTTCTTGAGATTGCCGGCCTTGAACTCGTCGGTATTGATGATCAGAATGCCGTTCTTCTTGAGGTCCACGAGCGACTTCTTGAGAGCCGCCGGATTCATGGCCACCAACACGTCCGGCGCGTCGCCCGGCGTATGGATATCGTAATCGGCGATTCGAACCTGAAAGGCGGACACTCCCGGAAGCGTTCCCGCGGGAGCCCGGATCTCTGCCGGAAAATCCGGCAGCGTCGCTAGATCGTTGCCCACCTGCGCCGAAGTGCTGGTGAACTGAGTCCCGGTCAACTGCATGCCATCCCCCGAGTCGCCGGCGAAGCGAACGACGACGTCATCGAGTCTCTCGGCCGTGACTTCTCGCTTCCCCGCGTTTGGGGCGGTGTCTTCGGCCTTCGGATCGGCTGTCACATCAGTCATACTGGTTTTTCCCGTGGGGAGCCCGGTTAGGAGGCCTTCGCCTCGACGGTGCCATCTTGCCAGCGCCGCGCTTCCGCGATGAGGTCGACGACGCCCTCCCGAATCGCGGCGCGTTGCGCGTCCTCCTCGGGATAGTGCGGCCGGTAGCCCAGCTGCGAGGCGTCGTAGGTATAGGGTTTGGATAGTTCTTCCTTGGTCGCGATCGACTGATCCCGACTGAAATAGGCCATGTCGTAGTTGTTGCTCATGATGATCGCCTCCTCGGGGCAGGCGTCCACGCAGTAGCCGCAAAAGACGCAGCGCAGCATGTCGATGTCGTAGACCACCGGATACTTCTCGATGTTGACGTCGGGATGCTCGCCGGCCTCGATCTTGATGCACTCCGCCGGGCACGCCGTCGCGCAAAGGAAGCAAGCCACGCAACGAAGAGAGCCATCCGGTCGCGCTGTAAGGATGTGGTGGCCCCGGAATCGGTGGGAGTAGTTGCGCCTCTCTTCAGGATACTGAATCGTATAGCTCTTGCCGCGCCGGAAGATGTTGCGCAGAAAGTGCTTGAGCGTGACGCCCAGGCCTGACAACAACGGCAGGTAGAGCCGCTCCGCCAGAGAGTAGCGATACGGCTTCGTCTCCTTAGGGTGCTCGGTCACCGCTCCAACTCTCCGGCAATGATGTTCAATCCACCCAGCGTAACGATCGCGTCCGAGACACTACCACCACGAATCAAGTGAGAGAAAGTCGACATGACCGGAAAACAGGGAGGCCGGACCTTGAGTCGGTAGGGTTTGCCGGAACCGTCACTTATGGCATAAAAGCCCAACTCACCGTTGGCGCCCTCGATCGCCGAGTAGATCTCGCCCGGAGGCACTTGAATGCCATCCATGATCAACTTGAAGTGGTAGATCATGGCTTCCATCTGGTTGTAGGCCACCTCCTTGGGCGGCAGCGCCACGTGGGGATCGTCGACGATGTGCGGTCCCTCCGGGATACCGCGATCGAGCAGCTGCCGAATGATCTTCAGCGACTCCCGAATCTCCATCATCCGGAGTCGATAGCGGTCGAACACGTCGCCGCCCTCGAGCACCGGTACGTTCCAGTCCACCGTGTCATAGAGATCGTAGGGATGATCGCGCCGCACATCGTTGGCGACTCCGGAGGCTCTCAGACAGGGACCCGTCCAACCCCAATTGACCGCGTCCTCTCCCGAGATCGCGCTCACGCCGACCGTGCGATCCAGCCAGATCCGGTTCTTGTTGACGAGTTTCTCGATGTCATCGATAAAACCGGGAATGATCTCCAGTAGCCTCCGACAGCGAGCCTCGAAGTCGGGGGGAAGATCCGCTGCGAGCCCGCCTATGCGGCAGTACGAAACGGTCAGTCGGGCTCCCGAGCAAGCCTCGAGAAGGCCGTAGATCTCTTCGCGTGGCTGGAAGAAGTACCAAAAGTTCGTCAACGCACCGGCATCGACCAGCGACGAGCCGTTGCAGACGCAGTGATCCATGATGCGCGAGAACTCGGAGAGGATCGTTCGGGCCCACACCGCCTTGGGCGGTGCCTCGATGCCCAGCAGTTTCTCGACCGTGCGGCAGTAGCCGACGTTGTTGATGAAGGACGAGCAGTAGTTCAACCGATCCGTATAGGGGATTACCTGCTGCCAGGTATGCGTTTCTGCCATCTTCTCGAAGCAGCGATGCAGATAGCCGATCTCGACTTCGCTCGCCGAGATCGCTTCGCCGTCGAGATGAGCGACGACTCGAAACGTGCCGTGCATCGCTGGGTGCGAGGGGCCGATATTGATCGTCATGCGCTCGAACATGTCGTCGTCCGAGTCGTCATCATCCGGCCTCGGTGCCGGGCGGTAGACCTTGTCCTCGGTGAGGATCCAGCGCCGCGCGGCATCGTAGTCCTTGCGCAAGGGATGCCCTTCGAAGGCCTCGTGTGTGAGGATCCGACGCAAGTTCGGATGGCCTTCGAATCGCAAGCCGAACATGTCGAAGGCCTCGCGCTCGAACCAGTCGGCTCCTTCCCAGACCTCGACGAGCGACGGCAGGACGGGGTCTTCTTCCGGCACCGCGACCTTGAGCCGCAAACGTTCTTTGCGCCCAATCGAGTACAGGTGATAGACGGCCTCGAACCGTTCGCTTCGGCCTGGGTAGTCGACTCCGCAAATATCGAGTAGCAGGTCGTAGCCCGCTTCCGGATCTGCCTTGAGGTCGCTGGCCAGTTCCTTGAGCGAATCGCGGCGAACCAGCCAGGTCGGCTGATCGAGGCCCTCTACCGGAACTGCGCTGTCGGCGGGGTACTTCTCAAGCAGCGGCACTGGAGCCGTCTCGATCAGCGGCACGGGCTGCCTTCTCTTTCTTGAGACGCTTGCGATCGCGCTCGATCTTTTCTTTCAACTGGAGAATGCCATGCATCAGGCCCTCGGGAGTGGGCGGGCAACCGGGAACATAGACGTCCACCGGGATGATCTCGTCAATCCCCTGCATGACATGGTAGGCCCGATAGAAACCTCCCGAACAGGCGCAGGCGCCCATCGAAACCACCCACTTGGGATCCGGCATCTGGTCGTAGATCTTCTTCAGCACCGGCGCCATTTTGTCGGTTATGGTTCCGGCCACGATCATGAGGTCACTCTGTCGGGGCGAGAACCTCACCACTTCGTACCCGAACCGGGACATGTCGTAGTGGCTCGAAACCACGCTCATGAACTCGATGGCGCAACAGGCGGTGCCGAAAGGCAGCGGCCAGAACGAGTTGCTCCGTCCCCACTCTTCGAGCCTTTCGAATGTCGTCGTAACCCAGGATTCGCCAACCATGGCTGACCTCGCGCGCGCAGCTTAGCGCATGTTCGTAACGGTCACAACCGAGTTCGGCCCTACTCTCGCTAGCCCCCTGAAGTCCGCTCCAAGGCTCCCTGCAGGCGCTTCGCACGCTCGTTCTCGGGGTCCTTCTTGAGAGCCTTGTTGAGCAGTTTCTCCGCCTTTTCGAGATCGCCCAGTCTCAGGTTGGCTTCCCCGAGGGCAGCCAG is a window encoding:
- a CDS encoding 2-oxoacid:acceptor oxidoreductase subunit alpha; translated protein: MTDVTADPKAEDTAPNAGKREVTAERLDDVVVRFAGDSGDGMQLTGTQFTSTSAQVGNDLATLPDFPAEIRAPAGTLPGVSAFQVRIADYDIHTPGDAPDVLVAMNPAALKKSLVDLKKNGILIINTDEFKAGNLKKAGYETNPIEDDSLEGYRVFTAGITKMTLAALSDVDLDARSKNRCKNFFALGMVYWLFSRPLDNSMDWARKKFAKKPEIAEANIMALKAGYNFCDITQAFQTRYEIEPAKLPAGTYRNIMGNSAVSLGLVAASRRSGLPLFLGSYPITPASDILHELSRFKNFGVTTFQAEDEIAAVCSTIGAAFGGALAVTTTSGPGLALKSEAINLGVMIELPMIICNIQRGGPSTGLPTKTEQSDLLQAMFGRNGESPVPVIAAASPGDAFDTTIEACRLAIKYMVPVLLLSDGYIANGSEPWRLPKIEDLPDLRTEFHTDPENFLPYARDEETLARPWAIPGTAGLEHRIGGLEKEHLTGNVSYDAANHQLMTDLRAEKVERIANDIPDVEVLGDKDADVLVLGWGSTLGAITGALVEARKQGHKAARAHLRYINPFPKNLGEVLDRYRHVLIPEMNGGQLALLIRTRYLKDVVSYSKVQGKPFFRHEISNKIAEILGGKKDVH
- a CDS encoding NADH-quinone oxidoreductase subunit I; translation: MAERLYLPLLSGLGVTLKHFLRNIFRRGKSYTIQYPEERRNYSHRFRGHHILTARPDGSLRCVACFLCATACPAECIKIEAGEHPDVNIEKYPVVYDIDMLRCVFCGYCVDACPEEAIIMSNNYDMAYFSRDQSIATKEELSKPYTYDASQLGYRPHYPEEDAQRAAIREGVVDLIAEARRWQDGTVEAKAS
- a CDS encoding 2-oxoacid:ferredoxin oxidoreductase subunit beta, translating into MSTELPVLTKKDFQSDQEVRWCPGCGDYAILKSVQTVLPELGLPKEKFVVVSGIGCSSRFPYYMDTFGFHTIHGRAPAIATGLKASRPDLEVWVATGDGDAMSIGGNHLIHVLRRNVGVKILMFNNRIYGLTKGQYSPTSEIGKRTKSTPFGSLDNPFNPLSLAIGAGATFVARSVDIFQKHLQETMLRAAAHKGTAFVEIYQNCNIFNDKAFTYMTDKGVRDDQALALEHGRPLVFGKERNRGIRLKGTQLEVIELGERHTEDDCLVWDETLDNSGMAFLLAQMTPPDFPTPIGILRSVEQPAYEDQIVAQIDHEIEAKGPGTLEDLIYSGETWEVGEDGQVT
- a CDS encoding NADH-quinone oxidoreductase subunit B; this encodes MVGESWVTTTFERLEEWGRSNSFWPLPFGTACCAIEFMSVVSSHYDMSRFGYEVVRFSPRQSDLMIVAGTITDKMAPVLKKIYDQMPDPKWVVSMGACACSGGFYRAYHVMQGIDEIIPVDVYVPGCPPTPEGLMHGILQLKEKIERDRKRLKKEKAARAADRDGSSAAA
- a CDS encoding NADH-quinone oxidoreductase subunit D encodes the protein MPLIETAPVPLLEKYPADSAVPVEGLDQPTWLVRRDSLKELASDLKADPEAGYDLLLDICGVDYPGRSERFEAVYHLYSIGRKERLRLKVAVPEEDPVLPSLVEVWEGADWFEREAFDMFGLRFEGHPNLRRILTHEAFEGHPLRKDYDAARRWILTEDKVYRPAPRPDDDDSDDDMFERMTINIGPSHPAMHGTFRVVAHLDGEAISASEVEIGYLHRCFEKMAETHTWQQVIPYTDRLNYCSSFINNVGYCRTVEKLLGIEAPPKAVWARTILSEFSRIMDHCVCNGSSLVDAGALTNFWYFFQPREEIYGLLEACSGARLTVSYCRIGGLAADLPPDFEARCRRLLEIIPGFIDDIEKLVNKNRIWLDRTVGVSAISGEDAVNWGWTGPCLRASGVANDVRRDHPYDLYDTVDWNVPVLEGGDVFDRYRLRMMEIRESLKIIRQLLDRGIPEGPHIVDDPHVALPPKEVAYNQMEAMIYHFKLIMDGIQVPPGEIYSAIEGANGELGFYAISDGSGKPYRLKVRPPCFPVMSTFSHLIRGGSVSDAIVTLGGLNIIAGELER
- a CDS encoding YihY/virulence factor BrkB family protein — encoded protein: MLRKRVARAWARDLAAAEAARAAFYLSLASFPAAMVLFSLAGLLGSERALEGFVRAIAGGLPEQAADVLVALIREVKAASTPGLLSLSAVLTLLWAASVVESLAAGVDRAYRVEKRRAWWRLKAVALLLLLVNSLLLVVGAAAVLAGPRLALALGLDSLARLLSWPTIWAVMTLELWILYYVLPAPAHARNGWRILGGAATGTALWVVGTMLFRLYLARFAELNLVYGVLGGVLVWMLWLYLSAAAVFLGAEVAAVLERRWASRRPSIPA